The Paenibacillus sp. RC334 nucleotide sequence ATTATAACGATGAGCAATGGCGGCTCCTTCAAGTCCCTCATGACTGGAGTATAGAACAATCCTTTGATCCACATATGCTGTATGGCGGGAATCAAGCTTATTTGCCCAGATGGTCTGTCGGATGGTACCGAAAGCATTTTAATGTGAAGCCCTCTTCTCCAAAACAGCGCGTATACATACAATTTGATGGTATTCACAATAACAGTGAGGTTTGGATCAATGGGCATTTTGTGGGCAAGCGGCCTTATGGATATGTTAGTTTTCAATATGATTTGACCCCATATATTCGGTGGGATGAGGATAACGTGATTGCTGTCAAAGTGGACAATACGACTCTTCCGCCTGACAGATGGTATTCGGGGTCCGGTATTTATCGTAATGTGTGGCTGATTTGTACGGATTATATTCATGTAACCGAATGGGGGACTTACATCACCACACCTGAAATTTCGCCAGATGAAGCCAAGGTGAGTGCCAGAATCCAGGTTACTAATCATCATGAGCATGCCGTAGAGTGCAATATTGTGACTGAAATTCTGGACTCACAGGGACAAGTAAAAGGAAAAATTGAAAACCGAGTGACTCTTTCGGGCTTTGAAGCGGGCGAAATGGAGCAAAAAACGCGGGTTTTAGAGCCAGAATTATGGTCACCGGAGAACCCAGTGCTCTATGAAGCTCAAACAATCATTTATTGCGACAATAAAGAGGTAGATTGTTATCGAACCCCTTTTGGCATAAGAGAAGTGAAACTGGACGCTCAAAAGGGTTTATTTCTGAATGGAAGCAGCTTGAAGTTAAAGGGAGTTTGCATTCACCATGATTTGGGCTGTCTGGGAGCTGCTTACCATGATACAGCCATGAAAAGAAGACTACAGAAGCTGAAGGAAATGGGCTGTAACTCGATTCGTTTTGCCCATAATCCGATGGCACCTGAATTGTTGGATCTTTGTGATCAGATGGGGTTCCTGGTAATTGACGAAGCTTTTGACAAATGGAAATCTCTTTCCTATGAGCATTTATATGATGAATGGTGGGAAAAGGACCTGGAGGCGATGCTCGTAAGAGACAGAAATCATCCCAGCGTTTTCATGTGGAGTGTTGGGAATGAAGTAGAGAACCAGGGCCAACCGTCCATGCTCAAAATGTTGGAGCAACTCGTCGCCTTTTGCCATGAAAAAGATCCTACCCGGCCTGTTACATGTGCGCTTGAGCCGCATAATACACCGATCAGCTTGCGTGATGGTTCGATTGAAGCCAAGGTAGAGCATACCAGGCTGCTGGCACAACGAGTGGACGTTCTGGGGTTAAACTATCAGGAGCAGTGGTATGAGCACTACAGAAGGGCCATGCCGGATACGCTAATCATTGGAACGGAGACTTTCCCATACTATCGTGGTAAAGATAACCGGGTTAAAGGTTATTTGCCCCACAATCCTTGGTTTGATGTCGTTAATCATGATTATGTGATGGGTCAATTTGTTTGGAGCGGGATTGACTATCTGGGAGAAACAAGCTATCCCTCCAAAGGGTGGTCCTCGGGCCTGATTGATACTTGCGGGTTCCGCAGACCTGTATCCTATCTTCAACAAAGTTTATGGTCAGATGAGCCTATTGTGCACATTGCTGTACTTCACGAACGTATGAAGCCGGAACACAATCCATCGTGGACGATGCACTGGAAATCTCCGGGTATGGAAGATCATTGGACATTTCCTGAATACGGCGGAAAATTGATACGGTTAGTTACCTTCACCAATTGTGAGAGCGTGGAATTGATCGTGAACGATGAATCTTACGGTGAGAGAAAGCTTGCCGATTATCCTGATCATTTAATCAAATGGGAACTCCCCTATACACCGGGCAAAATCCGGGCTATTGGCAGTAATGGAAATCAGAAGGTCTGTGAGCATGAATTAACCACTGCCGGACTTCCCTATGGTCTAAAGTTGCAGGCTGATCGGACGGTTCTACCTGCTGATGGTCATGAAATATCTCATGTAGAGGTAACTGTTACAGACCAAGATGGAATTATTGTACCTAATCAGGAATTTGGTTTAGCCTTTAAACTACATGGTGATGGTCGTATCCTTGGAATAGATAACGGTGATCTCACCAGTGATGAACCCTTCCAGGGAAACCAGATACGAACACACAGAGGCAGGTGTCTCGTTATTGTGCAATCCGGGTATCTGGCAGGTGAGCTGTTGCTTCAAGCTTCAGCAGATGGAGGGTTGCAGGGAGAAACCAGACTAAATATTGAGCATGAATACAAATGACAGTTCAAGGTTGAGGAAGCGGTCGATCTGACACGTGAAGCGGATGTAGCCGTATTGGTACGGCAGCAGCAGTGCCGCCAGTTCGGCGTAGCCTTACGGATACGGTAACGTCCGAGTTTGTGATCGAGCGTTCATGATAGGCCTGATGATTCATTTTGGAGCTTGCCGTTTCTGATATGTAGAAGCACGAGATGATGGAAGGTGCGCGTTTTTTCACTCGTCTTTGTCCTTTGAAAAACAGTCGAGTTTAAAATTGAAAATGTTGTGTAACTCACAATATTTTCGGAAATAATTATGATAACTCCTTTATGGTGAGCCAGCTTTTGTTAAGAGCTTTTGAAAAACGCATTGTGAAAGGTCTTTGCGTTTTTTTTACGCTTTGTTTTTTTCTAAATATAAGCAGTGAGGATGTGTTTCGCATTGCCCAAAACCAATATAAACGGATATAGTATGCATTACACGGATCGTGGAAAAGGGACGGCGATCCTGTTCGTTCATCCTCCAGTGTTGACAAGTTCGAATTTTCAATATCAAATTCAGGAATTGTCTGATCGTTTTCGTACAGTCGCTTTTGATATTCGGGGTCATGGTCAAAGTGAGCCTTCCAAGAAAGCGATTACCTATCCGTTAATTGCCGAGGATATGAGGCAGCTCATGGACGAGTTGAAGATAGAGAGGGCATTTTTATGCGGTTATTCGATAGGTGGCTCCATTGTGCTTGACTTTCTGTTAGCCTATCCTGATCGATCCCTGGGCGGCATTAT carries:
- a CDS encoding glycoside hydrolase family 2 TIM barrel-domain containing protein, with protein sequence MGSRVITPFNTDWKFMEGNYTGAEKMDYNDEQWRLLQVPHDWSIEQSFDPHMLYGGNQAYLPRWSVGWYRKHFNVKPSSPKQRVYIQFDGIHNNSEVWINGHFVGKRPYGYVSFQYDLTPYIRWDEDNVIAVKVDNTTLPPDRWYSGSGIYRNVWLICTDYIHVTEWGTYITTPEISPDEAKVSARIQVTNHHEHAVECNIVTEILDSQGQVKGKIENRVTLSGFEAGEMEQKTRVLEPELWSPENPVLYEAQTIIYCDNKEVDCYRTPFGIREVKLDAQKGLFLNGSSLKLKGVCIHHDLGCLGAAYHDTAMKRRLQKLKEMGCNSIRFAHNPMAPELLDLCDQMGFLVIDEAFDKWKSLSYEHLYDEWWEKDLEAMLVRDRNHPSVFMWSVGNEVENQGQPSMLKMLEQLVAFCHEKDPTRPVTCALEPHNTPISLRDGSIEAKVEHTRLLAQRVDVLGLNYQEQWYEHYRRAMPDTLIIGTETFPYYRGKDNRVKGYLPHNPWFDVVNHDYVMGQFVWSGIDYLGETSYPSKGWSSGLIDTCGFRRPVSYLQQSLWSDEPIVHIAVLHERMKPEHNPSWTMHWKSPGMEDHWTFPEYGGKLIRLVTFTNCESVELIVNDESYGERKLADYPDHLIKWELPYTPGKIRAIGSNGNQKVCEHELTTAGLPYGLKLQADRTVLPADGHEISHVEVTVTDQDGIIVPNQEFGLAFKLHGDGRILGIDNGDLTSDEPFQGNQIRTHRGRCLVIVQSGYLAGELLLQASADGGLQGETRLNIEHEYK